Proteins encoded together in one Drosophila albomicans strain 15112-1751.03 chromosome 2R, ASM965048v2, whole genome shotgun sequence window:
- the LOC117574397 gene encoding uncharacterized protein LOC117574397 — protein sequence MKDSFNSDVISVVCITELSDSVLLAVLAKDLHRMRETPIIVWLQTEETNTNTFLDAILHLARTNNFLKLMVLHSNSFDIKETQVVYRLQPFPSASLVPITEEIFIKTWNNFMGRTAVILPDLVAPSSLLITDYRTGEQQLFGYADRLIIEFAKKYNITLKFKMPLSEVNALGVNDIYRMTLNGELDLPIRYFAHAPRVRSTQVEYVSIYQLESIFIIVPCGKEMNLKDVYTGLKTYSNIVVLAYFIFAILETLLVAAFYRIIGRRFRFCFGNLFINICAFRGVFGLGIPMNRYGSSFSLKQLVIVMSIFSLIFNCNFNANLSTLLIKQPHYKQIESFEELRNSELVILLDERSYNYIKWVNDEDIYKSLIPNIQIIPTRQREKMLYALNNSYGYQVFTKLWNSLDFYQKHYKVKTMCTSPGLIISDVPVSGILMNNSVFRIALNEYMHQTRSMGFYQHWLKSANQKLIGNFPKTNLINNQESKPLRMDDLKWLWKLMGFCYAVAGLVFAVELLSVYWQKKRARRVIVIRN from the coding sequence ATGAAAGATTCCTTTAACAGTGATGTGATTTCTGTGGTTTGTATAACAGAGTTATCAGACTCTGTGCTGCTCGCAGTTCTGGCCAAAGATCTCCACCGCATGAGGGAGACTCCTATTATTGTCTGGTTGCAAACTGAGGAAACTAATACAAATACTTTTCTGGATGCAATTCTTCATCTTGCAAGAACCAACAACTTTCTGAAATTGATGGTTCTACACTCCAATTCGTTCGATATCAAAGAAACACAGGTTGTCTATAGACTTCAGCCATTTCCCAGCGCAAGTTTAGTGCCCATCACTGAGGAAATTTTCATCAAGACTTGGAACAATTTCATGGGTAGAACAGCGGTCATATTACCTGATTTGGTAGCCCCAAGCAGCCTGCTAATAACCGATTATCGTACGGGAGAACAACAACTTTTTGGATATGCTGATCGACTTATCATAGAGTTTGCTAAAAAGTACAATATCAccttaaaattcaaaatgccGCTCAGCGAGGTGAATGCTTTGGGAGTTAATGATATCTACCGCATGACCTTGAATGGCGAACTTGATCTACCTATACGATACTTTGCGCATGCACCGCGAGTTCGATCGACCCAGGTAGAGTATGTCTCAATTTATCAATTGGaaagtattttcattataGTTCCTTGTGGTAAAGAAATGAACTTAAAAGATGTTTATACTGGcttaaaaacatattcaaaCATTGTTGTGCTTGCATACTTCATATTCGCAATACTTGAGACGCTCCTTGTGGCAGCATTCTATCGCATTATCGGACGAAGATTCAGATTCTGCTTTGGCAAccttttcattaatatttgcGCCTTTCGAGGAGTTTTCGGCCTGGGTATTCCAATGAACAGATATGGAAGCAGTTTTTCTCTAAAACAATTGGTCATAGTCATGAGCATTTtcagtttaatatttaactgtAATTTCAATGCCAATCTTAGCACTTTGCTTATCAAGCAGCCGCATTACAAGCAGATCGAGAGCTTTGAGGAGTTACGAAATAGCGAATTAGTAATTTTGCTAGACGAAAGATCTTACAACTATATCAAATGGGTCAATGATGAAGACATTTATAAATCCTtgataccaaatatacaaattattccAACCAGACAACGAGAGAAAATGCTTTATGCTCTGAATAACAGCTACGGCTATCAGGTATTCACCAAACTGTGGAATAGTCTGGATTTTTATCAGAAACATTATAAAGTAAAGACAATGTGCACATCTCCAGGATTAATTATATCTGATGTGCCAGTCAGTGGCATTCTGATGAACAATTCTGTGTTTAGGATAGCTCTCAATGAATATATGCATCAGACTCGGAGCATGGGATTTTATCAGCACTGGTTGAAAAGTGCTAATCAAAAGCTGATTGGAAACTTTCCCAAAACAAATCTAATTAACAATCAAGAGAGTAAACCATTAAGAATGGACGATTTGAAATGGCTTTGGAAGCTTATGGGATTTTGTTATGCTGTTGCCGGACTTGTTTTTGCCGTAGAACTTTTATCTGTGTATTGGCAAAAGAAACGTGCAAGGAGAGTTATCGTCATAAGGAATTAA